In the Purpureocillium takamizusanense chromosome 5, complete sequence genome, one interval contains:
- a CDS encoding Protein-ribulosamine 3-kinase (EggNog:ENOG503NXP0~COG:G), with amino-acid sequence MPSQLSSWFARHCTPPPPLNTSSACPCANCYNLGTDVAPRQHRQRQPQQQQQRPFVRALDDASRRPSSTTPADSDSFSICSVAEKPGTTITTTTHIERVTPQ; translated from the coding sequence ATGCCTTCTCAATTATCCAGCTGGTTCGCGCGCCACTGcacccctccgccgcctctcaACACTTCCTCGGCATGCCCCTGCGCCAACTGCTACAACCTGGGCACGGATGTCGCGCCCCGGCAGCACAGGCAACGGCAACcccagcaacaacaacagcggcCGTTCGTCCGggctctcgacgacgcgagTCGTAGGCCAAGCTCCACAACGCCGGCCGACTCCGACTCCTTCTCCATCTGCAGCGTCGCCGAGAAGCCCGGCACGACGATAACGACCACGACGCACATTGAACGCGTGACGCCGCAGTAG
- a CDS encoding Protein-ribulosamine 3-kinase (EggNog:ENOG503NXP0~COG:G): protein MAPPPVDSAILKALNLDAAHTTIATHGGSGFASTFKLSTTVGDGQQRHYFVKTGTGKDAELMFRGEHTSLNAIHDTVPNFCPKSYAHGALSNRSGGFFLATDFLDLGSSSAGGSSGDRGSGLSLAAKLARLHTTPAPVPDGLDAPMFGFPVRTCCGETAQDNGWRASWADFYADNRLRAILRAALRNQGGGSDAALEDAVEAVAARVVPRLLGGDRLRPAPVPVVVHGDLWSGNHGRGRIGGSSAGGGVEEVVFDPSAVYGHAEYELGIMRMFGGFGAAFWSEYNDLVPKAEPRNEWEDRLALYELYHHLNHFAMFGGGYRGGAMSIMRKLIAKYGDS from the exons ATGGCACCGCCCCCCGTCGACTCCGCCATCCTCAAGgccctcaacctcgacgcAGCGCACACCACCATTGCCACGCACGGTGGCTCGGGCTTCGCCTCCACCTTTaagctgtcgacgacggttgGTGATGGCCAGCAGAGGCACTACTTTGTCAAGACGGGCACCGGCAAGGATGCCGAGCTCATGTTCCGTG GCGAGCACACCTCGCTCAACGCCATACACGACACTGTCCCCAACTTCTGTCCCAAATCGTacgcccacggcgccctGTCTAATCGCTCGGGAGGCTTCTTTCTTGCCACCGACTTCCTTGACCTGgggtcctcgtcggccggtggtagtagtggtgACCGCGGCTCGGGtctctccctcgccgccaagctcgcgAGGCTGCACACAACGCCCGCCCCCGTGCCCGACGGTTTAGACGCGCCCATGTTCGGCTTCCCCGTGCGgacctgctgcggcgagacggcgcagGACAACGGCTGGCGCGCCTCATGGGCCGACTTCTACGCCGACAACCGGCTGCGTGCCatcctgcgcgccgcccttcGCAATCAGGGGGGCGggtccgacgccgccctcgaagacgccgtcgaggccgtcgccgcgcgcgtcgtgccgcggctcctcggcggcgaccgcctgcgcccggccccggtgcccgtcgtcgtgcaCGGCGACCTCTGGAGCGGGAACCACGGCCGTGGGCGCATCGGGgggtcctcggcgggcggtggcgtcgaggaggtcgtGTTTGACCCTTCGGCCGTCTACGGCCACGCCGAGTACGAGCTTGGAATCATGCGCATGTTTGGCGGCTTCGGGGCCGCCTTCTGGAGCGAGTACAACGATCTCGTGCCCAAGGCGGAGCCCAGGAACGAGTGGGAAGACCGCCTCGCGCTGTACGAGCT ATACCATCACCTAAACCACTTTGCCATGTTCGGTGGCGGCTaccgtggcggcgccatgtCCATTATGCGCAAGCTCATTGCCAAGTACGGCGACAGCTGA
- the VPS20 gene encoding Vacuolar protein sorting-associated protein 20 (BUSCO:EOG09264IIZ~COG:U~EggNog:ENOG503P2SD), which yields MGGNSSKVTAQDKAILDLKIQRDRLHQYQRRITVLTDKETDVARQMLARGDKKRALLALRRKKYQETLLAKTDAQLEQLERLTSSVEFAQIQKDVVFGLQQGTRVLQEIHAEMGGIDKVEKLMGETADAIAYQKEVSEMLGGRISNQDEEDVEDELAALQAEVAGQGVAQQLPSVPHANVPEPELRADGETTAAAKQPERQAMLAS from the exons ATGGGCGGCAACTCGAGCAAAGTGACGGCCCAAGACAA GGCCATTCTGGACCTCAAGATCCAGCGGGACCGGCTACACCAGTATCAGCGGCGCATCACGGTGCTGACGGACAAGGAGACGGACGTGGCGCGGCAGAtgctggcgcgcggcgatAAGAAACGcgccctgctggccctgcgCCGCAAGAAGTACCAGgagacgctgctggccaagacggacgcccagctcgagcagcttgagAGGCTGACTTCGAGCGTCGAGTTCGCCCAGATCCAAAAGGACGTCGTCTTtggcctgcagcagggcaCGAGGGTTCTGCAAGAGATTCACGCCGAGATGGGCGGCATTGACAAGGTTGAGAAACTCATGGGCGAGACGGCTGACGCCATCGCCTACCAAAAG GAAGTCAGCGAGATGCTTGGAGGCCGCATCTCCAAccaggacgaagaggacgtcgaggacgagcttgCCGCGCTAcaggccgaggtcgccggccagggcgtcgcccagcagctgccgTCGGTTCCCCACGCGAACGTGCCCGAGCCGGAGTTGCGCGCCGACGGTGAGACCACTGCAGCGGCTAAACAGCCGGAGAGGCAGGCGATGCTGGCGTCATGA